A segment of the Ipomoea triloba cultivar NCNSP0323 chromosome 1, ASM357664v1 genome:
TACTAGCTAGCTTATCATGGAGACTAATCATATCTGTAATATGCACATGATTTCTGTACTTGTTATTACAAGTTGAATTTGAAAGTACATACAAATGGAATGTGGTATGGTATATCAATACTATTCATTAATATTTAGGTTAAGGATAAATTAAAGATTCTTGGTTTCTATACTCAATTATTATACTAGATGCATGCTGAataattcaaaatcaatcactaaaaaaatattgtactaattgaataaatcaatcaaattaGTAAGTATTTAATTTACCAGTAAATTTTAGTTAGCAGTTTGTGAGCATTTAAGTGTTTTCTTGTAATAGCCAAGGATTTTGTGGTCCAGTGACACCAAGTTGCTAAGAGTCTTAgtagaggcgatattgactttttgtgcttcaatatgtTGAGAACGTGGTTATGAACAGAtagtacattgtaatagagtaagtagtattaaaaaaaagtttttttttttttttgtaataaagtTATTATTTGACTCTATTGAGCATATATATTGGAGATGAATTAGGTGCAAACGTGCACCACTCAAAGTTGCAAAGTGcttgaattatattttttgagttgtaCTCATAAGTATCataaaatgcacaacacaaacaATAAATGAGTAAATTACTATACTTATAAATAGTGCAGCTCAAAACTAAACTTCAGAAATTATAAAAGTATGCAATATAATCCTATctatgtaaaatataataagtaatcAAAAGTGCAACacaaaccttttaaaaatttataataatcgTTATAAGTGCACAAGTCCACACTTTCAATTGACACATAGATGCGAGTTTTTATTTGATCTGTTacctaaatatataatttgactatCAATTTAGACTCTTATATTTAAGTTGAaacataatacattttttaaatttagtattagaattAGACATATGCGAAAGGTCAGGAGAAGTGACATGGAAATGGGGTAACAACTTGCAAACCGAGGGGCCAGGATTCACGTTAGtggttttattttgtattatcaATTATGGTTAAAAGATGTTTGTAGTATTTGAttgtcatattttatttttattaatttggaaTTAAATTACTATTCTGTTGTCTTATTAAGCAACATTAAGGGTTTATTATACATACTATTTTTTTATACGACGCAGTGTTGGATTAGTTAGGATTAggcaattaaaacatttttgtttGGCATATAACATTCTTTTAACTTATCCAAATAGCAACGAGTAGTTGTAGCTAAGCTAAATCGAAGTGCTGCTAGGCTGTTGTGGATCATACATTTATGCCATTTCAtccaaagcatatatatataaatgaccCTACAAATAAACCTATGCCGCCCGGTCTAAGTAACTTTAATCATTAGGGCCATGTcccatataaataattaatgattattttatatggggttactttattttaaaacgaaattatattattatttacgttTGAAGAATGAATTGCTCCAATCGTTTTGATTGCAGTTCatcctaataattttttaaaaagtgattaaattgttttttgaaATACTCTACACATGCTTCATATCAAAatgttgttaattttttttttattatcaatttattgGCTTATAGCCAAGCTACGGGCTATTTATTATGACCTTTGAGAGCGATGTTGTAGaatattagagtttttttttttttttttgaaaagtagaATATTAGAGTTGAAGAgaataattaaaacattataattaaGATCATATAAGAGACCTACTTTAATGAACTCTttcatttgtatatatattactccccTTGTCTCGAATTGGAtgtctcatttactttttgcacactttttaagaaattaaagtaaatgtgatatgtttttcaattatgccctcaactttttcacttttgaaaataaaagcaataaagaaaataaaagtcatAATGATAAATTGGGAAAAGTAGAATataatgatggtgatgttcaattttggaaatAGGACAACATTTTgtgacaaactaaaaaggaaagtaagacaagTAAAATGTGAAAAAGGGAGTAATTATTAGTGCGATTGTGAATTGCAATGAAAGATTTAGAAGagtatgataaaatatttatgtaaaaaagttaatttttataCTGATTAGATGGCCTTGAAAGCGGTCATTTAATATTTGTTATAGAAAGATTTGAGGCAAAGTTTTCCATGACAGGTGGAATAGTACTAATTGTGTCCAACGGTTAAGTTTCCCAGCAACTTCTGGTAGAGTAAAGTTCAAAAACATCGGCATGCAGAGACCCGGCCTAAACAAATTGAGCGCACAAAAGTTGTCTGACGTTTCACGCATCAAACGTGCAAACATTTGAAAAAGGTTAGTAGGCCTaagaaaatttattaatttcttttctgTTGAATAATCAATAATGGTTCTCTTATTTTAAAGATTATTTAGGAATCACGTTTCAATGTGGAGCTTCACCATACTTACTGAccaacaaaataattataaaacgtTGCTGGTTGcgataattaaagttaaatattttgaagtttataatttaatatcatttttttaaatcaaaagaaCTAGATATATTAATCACTTGAAAGTAAATGCTAAATACAATACGGGAAAGTAGAAAATCAAGAACGAGGACCAAACTGAGAAGCCGCCGCTCTAGCTAAAGCATTAACTAACAGATTTGCTGATCTAGGAACAAAATTGAACGACACATCAACAAAGAATCGTTTCAGAGTAAAACAATCGCGAAGATCACAACCAACATAAGAATGCATCGGTGCTGACCTCTCCAAACAAATCAATTGGCAGTCTGAGAAAATAGCCAACCTTTGCCAACCATAGTCCATCGCCTAAGATAGGGCCATAGGGCCTTCTTTATTGCCATAACCTCTGTTAAAATAGGATCGTGGAGACATCTAACCGAACCATTTCTTGCTGCTAAAAAGTCCCTCTCCCCCTCATGTGCACTCGCTACCACAAAACCCTCTTCCTTATCAGGAAACACCATCGCATCCacatgttttaattaattaatttttgcaaGTTTAAAAAATGTCCTCTAcctattatcattattagtaacaatcaatcaatttattctaattagtattttattttttaattttttattttctcataagtaattgCTCAAttcctaaatattacatttttattttcttcaaaatattatacatattttcccttataagtagaAAAGAATTTATCTCTAACTAATATAACAATTTTCagcataaatattacattttcatactgactcgacccgtctcacattAGACTCAccatatataattaaatgttattttataccttagcttctttttttttcttcttttttttttttcacaaatatagtgaagtcatttttatttttatttttgctgcACAAATATAGTGAAGtattataattgattttaataatattgGGTTTGACAtggtttttctttctttttttttttttttttaaaggagatAAAAATGAAGAATGTTATTGGGGCATGGGAGGGGAAGAGATCAGAGTTGAAACAACATTTGAtcaattatcaaaataaaaccaTTACAAAGAAGCTACATTAAACGCTACAAGATCACAAGCAAGCATTATACATTGCTTGTAGTCTTTGATTATTGAAATTACAAAgaagcaaattaaaataaactaaCAAGACGtacgcatgcatgcatgcatatccTGCGGGCATGCCTTATTATATTACTTCCATATATATGATAGTTTAGCTTTAGTTTGCTTTATGGAACAGTAACACCTGCAAATTAAATCAAACGAACCCATCAACACAATATTAATAaaagcaaattaaaatatataaacgaCAGTACATATATGGGAATTGAATGAACTTACTGCCACATTTTGTGCCATGAGGAACAGCCAATCCACAATAACTTGCAACATAAACCACCTTATTAGCGTCAACAAAGGCCTCAACAATAGGCGTAACATAGGAACATGCGCAGGCGACTGTTGTAGCTTTGACCGCTGTGCAACATGCCGCCGACGGCGTAGTTTGTGTAGTGCCCTTCGCTACGTAGCTATAGCAATTGTTAGAGAGGGCTTGAACTTGTTGGTCGCAGGCGGCGTCGGCCAGGGCGCACTGCCGCTTGCCGCCGCCGCATATCAC
Coding sequences within it:
- the LOC116013082 gene encoding non-specific lipid-transfer protein 2-like; this translates as MANKIAMLMVVVVVAVICGGGKRQCALADAACDQQVQALSNNCYSYVAKGTTQTTPSAACCTAVKATTVACACSYVTPIVEAFVDANKVVYVASYCGLAVPHGTKCGSVTVP